A segment of the Candidatus Brevundimonas phytovorans genome:
GCAATGACTGACGCGCCGCCGCTTCATCAGGGTCTCCACCGACGGGACTATCAGCCGGACGCGACCGGCCCGCTGGACGGGGTGCGGGTGCTGGACATGTCGCGCCTGTTCGCGGGCAATGTCCTGACCCAGATCCTGGGCGATTTCGGCGCCGAGGTGATCAAGGTCGAGCCGCCCGCCGGCGACACCTTGCGCGGCTGGAAGACCCAGGGCGTCTCGACGCACTGGAAGATCTACGCGCGCAACAAGAAAAGCCTGGGTCTGGACCTGCGTAATCCGCAGGCGAAGGACATCTTCCTGAAGCTGGTCCCGACGGCGGCCATCCTGGTCGAGAGCTTCCGTCCCGGCGTGCTGGAGAAGATGGGCTTCAGCCCCGAGACCTTGCAGGCCATCAACCCCAGGCTGGTGATCGTGCGGGTCTCGGGCTGGGGGCAGGGCGGGCCTTACGGTCAGCGCCCCGGCTTTGGCACGGTGATCGAGGGCATGTCGGGCTTCGCCGCCATCAATGGCTTCGACGACCGCGAGCCGGTGCTGCCGCCCATGTATCTGGCGGACGGCGTGGCGGGCTCCTATGGCGCCTCGGCGGCTCTTTTGGCCCTGCGTGAGGCGGAGCGCCCGGACGGGAAGGGCCAGGTAATCGACCTGCCGCTCTATGATCCCCTGTTCGCCCTGCTGGGGCCGCAGGCGGCCAACTATCGATTGTCCGGCCAGGCCCGCAAACGCGAAGGCAGCCGGTCCAGCAACTCGGCGCCGCGCAACGTCTACCGCTGCCGGGACGGCAAGTATGTCGGCCTGTCGGGTTCGACCCAGACCATGGCCATGCGCATTCTCAAGGCGATCGGGCGCGATGATCTGACTTCCGATCCGCGCTTCGCCACCAATGCGGACCGGCTGGCGAATGTGGTCGAACTGGACGCCGCCATAGGCGACTTCATCGGCCGCCACGATCAGGCGGAGCTTGTGGCTCTGATGGAGGCCGCGGAGGTTACGGTCGGCCCGATCTACGACATCGCCCAGATCATGCAGGACCCGCACGTCATCGAGCGCGAGATCCTGGCCGACTATCCCGACCCCGAGCTTGATCAGCTGCCCATGCATCACGTGGTGCCGCGCCTTTCGGAAACGCCGGGATCGATCCGGGCGGCGGCGCCGGCTCTGGGCGAGCACAATGCCGAACTGCTGGCCGAGTTGGGCCTGGATGAGGTCCAGGTCGCTGGCCTGATGGCCGAGGGGGTCGTCGCCGGCGCCATGCCGCCTCAGGCGGAGGATGCGGCATGACCCTGGTCTGGCGTTCGCTCCAATATGTCCCGGCCCATCGCGACAAGCATGTGACCTCGTCGCGGTTGGCCCAGGCGGACGCCGTCATCCTCGATCTGGAAGACGCGGTGCCGACCGAGGACAAGGCCGCCGCACGCAAGGCCCTCAAGTCGGCGGTGAAGACCGTCGGGCGCTGGGGCGCGGACGTGCTGGTGCGGATCAACGCCGAGCCGGACCTGGCGGACGCCGATATCCCCGCCGCTGTGGCCGCCGGCGCCATCGCCCTGGTCGTGCCCAAGGTCGAAGGCGCGGACGACATCCTGCGTCTGGAACCGGTCATCGCGGCGGCTGAACGGGCGGCGGGGCGGGAGATCGGTGAGACGCGCCTGGTGGTTCTGATCGAGACCGCCCGCGGCTTCCTGTCGATGTCGGCCAGCCTGGGGGCCAGCGAGCGGATCGCTGCGGTCAATCTGGGCAATGAGGATTTCGCGCGCGACCTGGGGGTCGAGCCGTCAGAGGAACTGCTGACCTATCCGCGTCAGCAGATGATCATCGCCGCCGTGGCGGCCGGGGTTCTGCCCTTGGGCCTGGCGGGACCGGCCACGCGCTTTGACGATCTGGAGTCCTATCGCCGGCTGGCTGAGCGCTCGCGGCGGCTGGGCCATGTCGGCGCCACCTGCATCCATCCCGATCAGATCGCCGTGCTGAACCAGGTCTTCGCGCCGAGCGAGGCCGAGGTGTCCGAGGCCCTGGCGATCGTGGACGCCGCCCGGATGGCCGGGCAGGGCGCCTTCGCAGTCAACGGCAGGATGATCGACAAACCTGTCTTGAGTAGGGCGGTCAGAGTGCTTGATCGCAAGAGTTCAATAGAGAGCAAGTTCAAATCTAGTTCCAAGAAATAAAACAAAAACGGCGGCTCAAAAAGAAGTCGCCAATATGGGGAGTATGCAATGCGTAAGGAAGATCGGAGCTCGCTGTCTGTCAGCGAGGGGAGAAACATCCGTCGTATTCTGATGGGAACCGTCGCGGCGGTCGGAATTCTGTCGGTCAGCCCGGTTCTGGCTCAGGAACAGGAGGCCGAACCGGAAGCGGACCAGGCCGTTCAGGTCGAGGACGTTATCGTCACCGGCACGGCCATCCGGGGCGTGGCGCCCGTTGGCTCGGCCACCGTCGGCATGACGCGCGAGGACCTGGTCCAGGCCCCGGCGCGTGACGCCAGCGCCCTGGTCGCCAGTCTGCCTCAGGCCTCCAGCCAGGGCACGACCCTGGCCTCGTCGGGCGGCCGCGCCGCCGGCGTCAATCTTCGCGGCCTCGGCAACAACGCCACCCTGGTCCTGTTCGACAGCCGACGTGTCGTGCCCCAGGGCGGCAACGCCCAGGTGTCCGATCCCAACCTCATCCCCTTCTCCGCGATCGAGCGGGTCGAGGTCGTCACCGACGGCGCTTCGGCCATCTATGGCTCGGACGCCGTGGCCGGCGTGGTCAACTACATCACCCGTCGCAACTATGACGGGGCCGAGGTCACGACCCGCTACACCAACTCGCTCTATAACCAGTATGTAGTTGATGGCGTCGTCGGCAAGACCTGGGCGGGCGGCAGCGCCATGTTCGCCGGGTCATGGGACAAGAACGACAGCGTTCCACGCAGCGAGCGCGACTATATGCTGCTGGACCTGCGGCCCTTTGGCGGGAACGACAATCGCCTGGTCGGCACGACCGTCTATCCCGACGCGCCCGGCGCCCTGATCATCGGCAACACCGTCTATGGCCTGCCGAGCACCAATGGCGCGGTGCCGACGGCGGCGGACGTCATCGCCTTGCGCGGCGACCCCGAGTTGTATGATTCCTCGTATCTCTATGACTTCTACACGGCCCGCGAACGCCATGCGGCCATGTTCAAGCTGCGCCAGGAAGTCGCCCCCGGTTTCGAGCTTGGCTACACTGGCATCTATAATCTGCGGACCAATGAGTCGCGGTCCGGTGACGGCTTCGAGCGGGTCGCCATCCGCCTGACGCCCGGCAGCCCCTACTATATTCCGGGCATGCCCAATCCGACGGCGAACCAGACCGTCGTCTACAACTACTCGCTCAACAATCCCGACACCTCGCGCGATCAGAAAAACCGCGAGGAGACGATCAATCATTCGATCGACATGACGCTGGAGCTGCCCAAGGACTATCGGTTCTCGGGTCTGCTGACCTACGGCAAGACGGACTCGTGCAACGTCTGTCAGCCGCAGGTGAATACGACCGTCGCCAACGTCATCGCCAATGACCTGTCCTGGGGGTTCAATCCCTTCCTGCAAGGACCGCAGGCGGGCGCTGACGCCTTGGTCGGCGGCTTCATCCAGCAATACGACACTGTGCTGTTCGACGCTGTGGGCAAGGTGGATGGGGTTCTGTTCGACCTGCCGGCGGGTTCAGTCCGTCTGGCGGCGGGCACGGAATATTCGCGCTACAAACTTTACCTGAAGGCGCAGAACACCCTGAACCTCGCCGGCGACTATCAGGTCTCGCGCTTCACCAAGAGCGCGCGCGATGTGAAATCGGCCTTTGGCGAAGTCTTCGTGCCCATCGTGTCGAACGACATGGGCGTACCCTTCATGCAGTCGCTCGATCTGAGCGCCGCCATTCGCTACGACAGCTATTCGGATGCGGGCGACACCACCAATCCCAAGATCGGCCTGACCTGGCGACCGACCGATGAACTGCTGATCCGCGGCAGCTGGGGCACCTCGTTCCGGGCCCCGACCCTGATCGAGGCCAACCCGGCCACGGTCGGTCAGACCAACCGGGTCTATGTCAGCAATGGCCTGAACGATCCGACCATCCCGATCACCAATGTGTCCTCGGGTCAGAGCGCGGTCCTGTCGCGGACTGGCAATACCGAGGGCCTGCGGCCGGAATCGGCGACCATCTGGTCGCTGGGCGGGGATTATCGCCCCAACTACCTGCCGTCGCTGAAGCTGAGCGTCACCTATTACAACGTCAGCTACGAAGACCGCATTGAGAACCTGCCGAACCAGACGCTGATCCTTTCCAGCCCGGCCAATCTGGAACTGTACAAGGACTTCTTCATCAAGGCGCCGCAGCCGACGACCTGCGTCAACGGCGACTACTCGACCTATAATCCGGCCTACCTGCCGTGGTTGACCGACAAGAACGCGGTCTTCTCGCCATCGACCATCAACGACTGCTCCATGGTCGGGATCATCGCCGGCGGGCGTCTGAACCTGGGCCAGGTGAAGCAGAGCGGGCTCGATTTCGGCGCCAACTATCTGCACGAGACCACCTTCGGCGACTTCACCTTCAACGCCAGCTTCTCCAAGGTTCTGAACCTGGAGAAGAGCGTGGTGGCGGGCGGTCCCCTGTTCGACGCCCTGGACACCTATGGCTTCCAGGTGTCCGAGCGCGGGCGCTTCAACGTCAACTATCGTCGGGGCGGGCTGAGCGCCAACCTGAGCGCCAACTACGTCGGGTCCTACCTGAACAATGCGACCATCACCGTGAACGGGGTCAAGTTGCCCGAGACGGAAGTCCCGACCTGGACGACCTGGGATGCGGGCGTGGCCTATTCCTTCGAGGACGGCCGCTTTGGCGGCGCGCTCGACGGGGTTCGCCTGGCGGTCAATGTCCAGAACCTGTCTGACGAACAGCCGCCCATCGTGCTCAGCGGCACGACGGCTGTCGACCTGGGCAATCACAACCCGTTCGGTCGGGTCTGGTCGCTTGAACTGACCAAGGCGTTCTGAGCCGGCCTGGGCCGGGGGCGGCGAGGGGCCGCCTCCGGTCGAGGTGTTTTTCTGAGGAGGGACCAAGTGATCAAATTGAAGATGATGCTGGCGGCGCTGATGACGGCGACAGCCGTCTGGGCGGGCGCTGGCTTCGCCGCCGCCCAGGCGCCCGCGCCGGGCCAGGCCATGGCCGACCCCTATGCCGGGCAGAAGAAGCTGCTGGTCATCGCCGACGTCCAGACCGGCTTCCATCACGACTCGATCAATCACGCGATGGCGGTCATCGAGCAGATGGGGCGCGAAAGCGGAGCCTATGTCGCCTTCCTTCGCACCGACTCCCAGTTGATCACCCGCGCGCCCATCCTCGGGACCGGCACACGTTATGAGGGGCGGCCCGTCAACGCCCGCAACCTCAACTATTTCGACGCCGTCTTCCTGCTGAGCAGCGGCTCGGGCAACCTGTCCGAGCAGCAGAAGGCCGACCTGCTGGCCTTCGTCAAAGAGGACGGCAAGGGTTTCATCGGCGGCCACGCCGCGACGATCGCCTTCTATGACTGGCCTGACTATGGCGAGATGATCGGCGGCTTCATGGCCGGCGAGTACCGGGTCGAGCCGACCGGCGTCATCGTGTCGGACCCGAACTTCCCAGGCGCGGCCGGCCTGCCGACCACCATCACCGATCAGTTTCCCTATATGGGCGCGCCCTATGTGAAGGGCGGCGTCCACACCATCCTGCGCCTTGATCCGTCGCGGCTGACGCCCGAGCAGCTGGCGCGCCGTCCTGACGGCGACTTCCCCGTCGCCTGGGCCAAGACCTACGGCAAGGGCCGGGTCTTCGTCAGTTCGCTCGGCCACGTCGAGCAGATCTGGGACGACCCCGCCGTCCGCACTTTCCATCTCGAAGGCATAAAGTGGGCCCTCGGCCTGACCGACGCCGACGTCACGCCCGACGCGCCCCAACAATGAAAATCGCAAAGGAACGCCCCATGACCAGACGCTCCCTGAAAGGCGTCGGCGCCTGCCTGTCGCTGATCCTCATGGCCGGAACCCCGGCTCTGGCCCAGACCGCCGGCGCCCAAACCTCTGGCTCCCAGACTGACGACGGCAAGACGTGGCGCAGCTATGGCCAGAACCCCGGCGCGACCAACTTCTCGCCCCTGACGCAGATCACGCCCGACAATGTCGGCCAATTGAAGCGCGCCTGGACATTCCGCTACGGCGGGGGCACGGACGAGGAGGGCGACCGCGGTCTGGATCACCGCTGGGAGGTGACGCCCCTGGTGATCGATGGCGTGATGTACGTCTCGACCCCGACCAATCCCAACCTGCCCGACCTCAAGTCCACCATCACCGCCCTGTCGCCCGAGACCGGCGAGGTGCTGTGGAAATGGGAATCCGAGCGCAATATCCACGGTCGCGGCATCGCCTGGTGGCCGGGTGACGAGACCCACGGTCCGCGCATCCTCTTCGCCACCGACAAGGGCTATCTGGCGGCGCTGGACGTGCGCACGCGTCAACTGGCGACGGACTTCGGCCAGAACGGTCAGGTCGACGCCTATGTGGGCGTGGCGTCCGAGGTCGTGGGTGAAAGCCGCCGTGACACCTTCACCATTCCCAACCCGGTCGCCATCTACAAGAACCTGATGATCACCGGCGCTCGCCCCGGCGAGATGGGACCGCCCGGGCCGCGCGGCGACGTGCGCGCCTGGGACGTCCGCACCGGCGAACTGGTCTGGTCCTTCCACACCGTGCCCCAGCCGGGCGAGGCCAACCACGAGGGTTATGTCGGCGACGAGTGGAAAGACCGCAGCGGCGCCAACGTCTGGTCGACCATCACCATCGACGAGGAAAACGGAATCGTCTTCGCCCCCGTTGGCGATCTGAACGGCCGCGCCCAGGGCTCCGAGCTTTACGCCAACAGCCTGATTGCGCTGGATGCTCAGACCGGCGCGTTGAAATGGCACCATCAGGTCACGCACAAGGACCTGTGGGACTGGGACATGCCGACCCCGCCGGTTCTGGTGAACTTCCGCGAGGGCGACCGCACCATTCCGGGCGTGGCCCTGACCGGCAAGCAAAGCCTGCTGTTCGTCTATGACCGACTGACCGGCCGCCCTCTGCATCAGATCGAGGAGCGTCCGACCCCGCGCAGCGACGATCCGGCCGATGAGGCCTGGCCGACCCAGCCTTTCCCGGTGCGCCCCGGCCCGCTGGCGCGCGTGACGATGACGCGCGACGAAATCCCCAATCTCACGCCCGAGCAGCACGCCTACTGCACTGCCTTCTGGGATGAGAACAACATCCAGGTGACGGGCCTGTACGGGCGTCCGCTGATGACACGCGGCACCCTCAGCTTCCCCTCGACCCTGGGCGGGCCGAACTGGGGCGGGCCGTCCTACAGCCCGACGTCCGACGTCTTCATCGTCAATGTTCAGAACATGGGCCAATTCCGCGCCGCCGGCCCGGTGACGCCGATGTTCGGGGGGCCGCGGCCGCCGCGTCGTCGCGGGCCAGCCGATCCGAACGCGCCGATCACCCAGTCGGGCTTCAGCTACCGTATCGACGCCGACACCATGCTGCCCTGCACGCCGACGCCCTGGGGCGAGCTGGTCGCGGTCGACATCAGCAAGGGCGAGATCCTGTGGCGCGCGCCGCTGGGGACCATTCCGGGGCTGAAGACCGATGTAGCCACCGGCTCGCGCAACCTGGGCGGCAACATCCAGACCGCCGGCGGCCTGGTCTTCATCGGCGCGACCAACGACCAGACCTTCCGGGCCTTCGACGCCCGGACCGGCGAGGTGAAGTGGTCGGTCGAACTGGACGCCAGCGCCCACTCCACACCCGTCACCTACCTCGGAAAGGACGGCAAACAGTATGTCGTCGTGACCGGGGCAGGGGGCACAGCCGTCGCCGCCAGACGAATGTCGGACACCCTCAACGCCTTCGTCCTCCCCTAGCGCCGACCGCCCCGCGAGACCTGACGGTTTCGCGGGGCGCCTCCCGATCCGACGCCTGTCGGACCGTCCTATAGTCAGTGGATTATCCCAATGGATGCAGCCCTGCCCGTCACGCCGCCGAAAAGGACCCATGTGCGATACGTCGTGCTGGCCCTGATCGCCGTCGGCACCATGATCAACTATCTGGACCGCTCGCTTCTGGCGGTCGCGGCGCCGCGCATGGCCGAGGATCTCGCGCTGGGCGCGGCCACCATGGGCATCCTGTTTTCGGCCTTCTCATGGAGCTACGCCTTGGCCCAGATTCCGGGCGGCATGTTCCTGGACCGCTTCGGCGTGCGGCTGACCTACGCCCTGTCGGTCGGGGTGTGGTCGATCTTCACGGGCTTGCAGGGGGCGGCCACCGGTCTGACATCCCTGATCATCTATCGCCTCGGGCTCGGCGCCGCCGAGGCGCCCTGTTTCCCGGCCAACAGCCGTATCCTGGTCGCCTGGTTCCCGCAGGGCGAGCGCGCGCGCGCCCAGAGCGTCTATTCGGTCGGCATGTATTTCGGCATCGCCTTCCTCAGCCCGGTTCTCTTCTGGGTGACGGGGACCTTCGGCTGGCGGGCCCTGTTCATCATCGCTGGCGTGATCGGCGTCCTGTTCGCGGCCCTGTTGTGGTGGGTCTATCGCGATCCCGAGCATAGCCGCAGGGTCAATCAGGCCGAGCTGGATCACATCGCGGCGGGCGGCGGCGGCGGTCTGTCGGCGGCGACGGGCAAGACGCCCTTCTCGTGGAAACAGATCGGCTGGCTGCTGAGCAAGCGCCAGATCCTGGGCGCCTCGATCGGCCAGTTCGCCACAAACGCCACGCTCGTCTTCTTCCTGACGTGGTTCCCGACCTATCTGGTGGTCGAGCGCGACATGCCCTGGCTGAAGGTTGGCTGGATGGCGGTGCTGCCCTTCATCGCCGCCTCAGTCGGCGTGGTCTTCGGCGGTCAGTTGTCGGACGCCCTGGTCAAGCGCAGCGGCTCGGCCACCTTTGGCCGCAAGCTGCCGATCGTGGCCGGTCTGCTGTTATCCTCGACCATCATCTCTGCGGCCTTCCTGAAGTCCGACGCCCTGGTGATCGCGGTCATGTCGGTGGCCTTCTTCGGTCAGGGCATGTCCAATCTCGGCTGGACCCTGATCTCGGACGTCGCGCCCAAGAGCCTGATCGGGCTTACGGCGGGGGTGTTCAACTTCTGCACCAATCTGGCCGGGATCGTCACGCCGATCATGATCGGCTTCATCGTCGCGGCGACCGGTTCCTTCTTCGGCGGACTGGCCATGATCGGCATCTTCGCCCTGATCGGCGCTCTGTCCTACACCTTCCTGGTGGGGCGGGTTGAGCGCATCGCAGAGCCCTTGGCGGAGGCGGCGTGATGGCGAAGTCCCTTCCGATGTCCATGCCGCATCTGGGCGCGGGTCTTGTGATCGCGCTGGCCGTGGGACTGTCCGGCTGTGAGCCGTCCAAGCCGGCTGACGGGTCCAACAAGGCTGTCGCCGCAGAGGCCGCGGCGCCGTCTGCACCCGTTCCTGATGTGCCTGAAGCCGCCGCCGCGATCGCCCCCGAGGCGGCCCCTGTCGAGGCCGCCCTGGCGCCCGAGACCGTCGCGGCGCCGCTAGCCCCGGCCAAGGCGCCGCCGCCTGTTCAGGCGGTTGCACCGCCCCCTCCGCCGCCCCAGCCGGTCAAGGCGGCCATCCAGCCCGGCGTCCTGCCCCAAGGCGCGGGCCGCAACGTCGCTCAGCGTCTGTGCGGGACCTGTCATTCCCTGATCCTGGTCACAGCCAACGGACATACGGAGGCGGAGTGGGATTCCATCGTCGCTCGCATGGAGTCGAACGGGATGCAGGCCTCGGCGGACGACATCAACACGGTCATCGACTATCTGTCTAAGGCCCTGCCGCCGCGCTAGGCGATCGACAAGGACGTCTCAGTGATAGAGTTTCAGCCGCAAACCACGACCGTTGACGATGTCATTGTCACCGCCGCCCGTCTTCCCCCGGCGGCGGGGGAGGCGGCCTTCTCGGTGATCCGTCTGGGCGAGGAGGCGCTGTCGACCTCGACCCGGCTCGATGAAGCCCTGGCCACGGTTCCGGCGGTGTCCCTGTTCCGGCGGACCTCCAGTCTGGCGGCCAATCCGACGACGCAGGGTATATCCCTGCGCGCCATCGCCCCCTCGGGCGCGGGTCGGACGCTGGTGACGCTGGACGGCGTGCCGCTGAACGATCCCTTCGGCGGCTGGGTGATCTGGTCGCAACTGCCGACCGAGAGTATCGAGAGTCTGGACATCGTGCGCGGCGCGGGGGCCGGGCCCTATGGCGCGGGCGCCCTGACCGGGGTGATCCAGTTGAGAGAGCGCGAGCGCGGCGGGGTGCTGGACGCCTCGATAGGCGAGCGCGGCGGCGCGCGGCTGGCGGGGGCGGGCGGCGTCGACGCCGGGCCGGCGCGCCTGACCGGCTCGGTTCTGTATGAGGCCAGCGACGGCTATGTGCCTGTGCGCGGCGTGGCGGCGGGGGCGGCGGACACGCCGCTGGATCTCGAGGCCAAAAGCGCGTCCCTGCGTGCGGATGCGCCGCTCGGCGACGCCGCCCTGTCGCTGCGCGCCGGCGCCTATGAAGAGGATCGCGGATCCGGCCTGGCGGGCGCCCGCTCGACCGCCAGCGGCCATGTGCTGTCGGCCACCGTCGCGCGTCAGGCTACTGCTGACCAGGCGGGCTGGCGGCTGCAAGCCTGGCGGCGCGAGAGCGACTTCGCCAATACCTCGGTCGCCGTCGCCGCGGACCGGGCGACGACCACCCCCGCCAACAACCAGTACGAGACGCCCGCGACAGGCTGGGGCCTGAACGCCGCCCTGCGCGGTCGCCGCGACGGCCTGTGGGGGCGGCGTCTGGAATGGGAGCTCGGCGCCGACGCTCGCTCCAACGAGGGGGAGACCCACGAATTGTTCCGCTACATGGCCGGCGACTACACGCGAGACCGCATCGCCGGGGGCGAGGCCTCGGTGGCGGGCGTCTATGGCGAGGGTTCGCTGGAGAACGGGCCGTGGCTGTTCGCCGGGGGTCTTCGGCTGGACGGCTGGAAGAATGAAAACGGGCGTCGGCTGGAGCGTGATCGGGCCACCGGCGCGCCGACGCTGGACGAGGCCGATCCCGAACGCTCGGGCGAGGTGGTCAGCGCTCGTCTGGCGGCGCGGCGCATGATCGGCGGCGGCTGGGCGGCGCGGGCGGCGGCCTATTCAGGCTTCCGACCCGCCACGCTGAACGAACTGCATCGGCCCTTCCGCGTTGGCAACGACCTGACCGAGGCCAACGCCGGTCTGGTCCCTGAGACCCTGCAAGGCGTCGAGGCGGGACTGGCGTTCGAGGGGCCGATCGCGGCCCTGACGGCGACCCTGTTCTGGAACCGGATCGAGGACGCCCTCGTCAACGTGACCGTCGGCGAGGGGCCTGGGACCTTCCCCCGCGCGGGCTTTGTGCCCGCCGGCGGCGTATTGCGTCAGCGCCAGAACGCCGGGACCATCGAGGCGACAGGGTTGGAGATCAGCGCCCGACAGACCGTGCGCGGCGGGCTGGACCTCACGGGCGCCGTGTCGATCACTGACGCCCGCGTGGACGGCGGGACGTCGGCGCCGCAACTGACCGGCCTGCGCCCGGCCCAGGCCCCGATCTGGAGCGCCTCGGCCGGGATCGACTGGCGCGCCAGCGACCGCCTGACGCTTACCGCTCGCGCTCGGTATGAGAGCAAGCGCTTTGAAGACGACCTGAACAGCCGGGTTCTGGGCGCAGCGGTGACGGCGGATGTTCGCGCCGACTGGCGGGTTAGCGACACCGCATCGCTGTGGCTGGCCGCTGACAACCTGTTCGATGTCGATGTCGAGGTGTCGGAGACCGGGAACGGCGTCGAAGGTTTTGGTCCTCCGCGCCTGCTTAGTGCTGGGCTGCGGCTGAGCTACTGACCGCTTCCGGCCGCCCAGCAGATTTCGACGCGAAGGCCGCCCAGAACCGAGCGGGTCAGTTGCAGCCTGCCGCCGGTGTTTTCCGCATAGGTGCGGGCGATCGACAGGCCGAGCCCTTGTCCCGCCGCCTGTTCGTCTAGGCGGACGCCGCGACCGGCTGCGACATCGGTCCGTTCGACGGGGATGCCGGGACCGTCGTCCTCTACGGCCAGGACCAGTCCGCTGTTGGCGTGGGCGACGGCGGTGATCGAAACACGACGCCGCGCAAAGCGGGCGGCGTTCTCCATCAACGGACCGAGCAGGTCTGTCAGGTCATCGCGGTTCAGGGGGGCGGTCAGGGCGTCAGGAATGTCGATCGAGAAGGCCAGGGCTTCGCCGGCTTCCGTCTGTTCCAGCACCTGAACCAGTTGTTCGACCACATCCAGAACCGGCGCCGATCCGCCGCGCGACTGGCCGGCAAGGCGGCTGCGGGTTAGTTCGGCCTCGACCGTGGCGCGCATGGCGTCGATGGCGCGGTCCAGCCGGTCGGCGGCCTCGACGGCGCCGGTCTCGCGCAGGCGGTGGCTCTGGGTTTTTAGCGCGGACAGGGGGGTCTTCAGGCCGTGGGCCAGGTCGGACGCCCGCCCGCGCGCCTGGGTCAGGTCCTGTTCGCGCGCGGCGACCAGATCATTCAGCGCCTCGGTCAAGGGGCGCAACTCGTTGAGCCTGGCCGAGGGCAGGCGGTGGCTGGGGCTGGCGCGCAGGTCGGCCAGGTCGCGGCGGATGTCGGCCAGGGGGCGCAGGCCTAGTTGCACCTGCACCCAGGCGGCGGCCAGAAGCACCAGCCAGAGCCCGGCGAGGAATAGGGCCAGCTCCAGATTGAACTCACCCTGGGCCGAGGCGATCTCGTCCTGATCCTGGGCGATCTGGATCAGAACCGGCGTCTGTTGCTCGCCGACACGGATTTCGCGCTCGAGCACCGCGACGGGTTCGCCAAAGGGGCCGTCGGCGCGAC
Coding sequences within it:
- a CDS encoding CoA transferase; amino-acid sequence: MTDAPPLHQGLHRRDYQPDATGPLDGVRVLDMSRLFAGNVLTQILGDFGAEVIKVEPPAGDTLRGWKTQGVSTHWKIYARNKKSLGLDLRNPQAKDIFLKLVPTAAILVESFRPGVLEKMGFSPETLQAINPRLVIVRVSGWGQGGPYGQRPGFGTVIEGMSGFAAINGFDDREPVLPPMYLADGVAGSYGASAALLALREAERPDGKGQVIDLPLYDPLFALLGPQAANYRLSGQARKREGSRSSNSAPRNVYRCRDGKYVGLSGSTQTMAMRILKAIGRDDLTSDPRFATNADRLANVVELDAAIGDFIGRHDQAELVALMEAAEVTVGPIYDIAQIMQDPHVIEREILADYPDPELDQLPMHHVVPRLSETPGSIRAAAPALGEHNAELLAELGLDEVQVAGLMAEGVVAGAMPPQAEDAA
- a CDS encoding CoA ester lyase; the encoded protein is MTLVWRSLQYVPAHRDKHVTSSRLAQADAVILDLEDAVPTEDKAAARKALKSAVKTVGRWGADVLVRINAEPDLADADIPAAVAAGAIALVVPKVEGADDILRLEPVIAAAERAAGREIGETRLVVLIETARGFLSMSASLGASERIAAVNLGNEDFARDLGVEPSEELLTYPRQQMIIAAVAAGVLPLGLAGPATRFDDLESYRRLAERSRRLGHVGATCIHPDQIAVLNQVFAPSEAEVSEALAIVDAARMAGQGAFAVNGRMIDKPVLSRAVRVLDRKSSIESKFKSSSKK
- a CDS encoding TonB-dependent receptor, whose amino-acid sequence is MRKEDRSSLSVSEGRNIRRILMGTVAAVGILSVSPVLAQEQEAEPEADQAVQVEDVIVTGTAIRGVAPVGSATVGMTREDLVQAPARDASALVASLPQASSQGTTLASSGGRAAGVNLRGLGNNATLVLFDSRRVVPQGGNAQVSDPNLIPFSAIERVEVVTDGASAIYGSDAVAGVVNYITRRNYDGAEVTTRYTNSLYNQYVVDGVVGKTWAGGSAMFAGSWDKNDSVPRSERDYMLLDLRPFGGNDNRLVGTTVYPDAPGALIIGNTVYGLPSTNGAVPTAADVIALRGDPELYDSSYLYDFYTARERHAAMFKLRQEVAPGFELGYTGIYNLRTNESRSGDGFERVAIRLTPGSPYYIPGMPNPTANQTVVYNYSLNNPDTSRDQKNREETINHSIDMTLELPKDYRFSGLLTYGKTDSCNVCQPQVNTTVANVIANDLSWGFNPFLQGPQAGADALVGGFIQQYDTVLFDAVGKVDGVLFDLPAGSVRLAAGTEYSRYKLYLKAQNTLNLAGDYQVSRFTKSARDVKSAFGEVFVPIVSNDMGVPFMQSLDLSAAIRYDSYSDAGDTTNPKIGLTWRPTDELLIRGSWGTSFRAPTLIEANPATVGQTNRVYVSNGLNDPTIPITNVSSGQSAVLSRTGNTEGLRPESATIWSLGGDYRPNYLPSLKLSVTYYNVSYEDRIENLPNQTLILSSPANLELYKDFFIKAPQPTTCVNGDYSTYNPAYLPWLTDKNAVFSPSTINDCSMVGIIAGGRLNLGQVKQSGLDFGANYLHETTFGDFTFNASFSKVLNLEKSVVAGGPLFDALDTYGFQVSERGRFNVNYRRGGLSANLSANYVGSYLNNATITVNGVKLPETEVPTWTTWDAGVAYSFEDGRFGGALDGVRLAVNVQNLSDEQPPIVLSGTTAVDLGNHNPFGRVWSLELTKAF
- a CDS encoding ThuA domain-containing protein yields the protein MIKLKMMLAALMTATAVWAGAGFAAAQAPAPGQAMADPYAGQKKLLVIADVQTGFHHDSINHAMAVIEQMGRESGAYVAFLRTDSQLITRAPILGTGTRYEGRPVNARNLNYFDAVFLLSSGSGNLSEQQKADLLAFVKEDGKGFIGGHAATIAFYDWPDYGEMIGGFMAGEYRVEPTGVIVSDPNFPGAAGLPTTITDQFPYMGAPYVKGGVHTILRLDPSRLTPEQLARRPDGDFPVAWAKTYGKGRVFVSSLGHVEQIWDDPAVRTFHLEGIKWALGLTDADVTPDAPQQ
- a CDS encoding PQQ-binding-like beta-propeller repeat protein — its product is MTRRSLKGVGACLSLILMAGTPALAQTAGAQTSGSQTDDGKTWRSYGQNPGATNFSPLTQITPDNVGQLKRAWTFRYGGGTDEEGDRGLDHRWEVTPLVIDGVMYVSTPTNPNLPDLKSTITALSPETGEVLWKWESERNIHGRGIAWWPGDETHGPRILFATDKGYLAALDVRTRQLATDFGQNGQVDAYVGVASEVVGESRRDTFTIPNPVAIYKNLMITGARPGEMGPPGPRGDVRAWDVRTGELVWSFHTVPQPGEANHEGYVGDEWKDRSGANVWSTITIDEENGIVFAPVGDLNGRAQGSELYANSLIALDAQTGALKWHHQVTHKDLWDWDMPTPPVLVNFREGDRTIPGVALTGKQSLLFVYDRLTGRPLHQIEERPTPRSDDPADEAWPTQPFPVRPGPLARVTMTRDEIPNLTPEQHAYCTAFWDENNIQVTGLYGRPLMTRGTLSFPSTLGGPNWGGPSYSPTSDVFIVNVQNMGQFRAAGPVTPMFGGPRPPRRRGPADPNAPITQSGFSYRIDADTMLPCTPTPWGELVAVDISKGEILWRAPLGTIPGLKTDVATGSRNLGGNIQTAGGLVFIGATNDQTFRAFDARTGEVKWSVELDASAHSTPVTYLGKDGKQYVVVTGAGGTAVAARRMSDTLNAFVLP